CATTTCTACCATAGATATTGCCCTTTGGGATATTCGCTGTAAAAAAGCCGATAAACCTTTATATAAAATGGCCGGAGATGCAGACAATACCTGTAAGGCATATTGCGGTGGTATAGATCTTCAATTTCCTATTCCAAAGCTTTTGGATAATATGAGAACCTATTTGGATAGCGGGTTCAATGCCGTAAAGATTAAAATAGGAAGGGAAAATTTAGAAGAAGATTTAGAACGCATAAAAGCGGTACGTGAGTTTGTAGGTCCGGATGTTACATTTATGGTCGATGCCAATTATTCTATGACCGTAGACAAAGCGATAAAAGCTATTGAAGGCTTTAAAAAATATGATATTACCTGGTTTGAAGAACCGATTATACCTGATGATTATTTAGGATTTGGCGAAATTGT
The Psychromonas sp. psych-6C06 genome window above contains:
- a CDS encoding mandelate racemase/muconate lactonizing enzyme family protein is translated as MSTRIAKVDCQLFKVPLPEVMNDAKHGDHTHFELVTTTITLEDGNEGTGYTYTGGKGGHATKAMVEHDFTSFVIGKDGSKIEELYEEMEWHIHYVGRGGIASFAISTIDIALWDIRCKKADKPLYKMAGDADNTCKAYCGGIDLQFPIPKLLDNMRTYLDSGFNAVKIKIGRENLEEDLERIKAVREFVGPDVTFMVDANYSMTVDKAIKAIEGFKKYDITWFEEPIIPDDYLGFGEIV